Proteins encoded by one window of Modestobacter marinus:
- a CDS encoding SDR family oxidoreductase: protein MSSPQSPAGRPVTVVTGGSRGIGAATVDHLARQGHDVVVGHRSGVDEAAQVVAAARAHGVRAVAVRADVADPDDVDALFAAAAEQLGPVTGLVANAGLTAHLGDLADTPVDVVRQVIDVNLLGVVLCVRRAAQVMSRRRGGPGGAIVTVSSSAATLGSAHEYVHYAAAKAGVDALTVGLAKELADDGVRVNAVAPGLVRTGIHAGAGDAGRLERVSARVPMGRPGEPDEIAPAIAWLLGPEAGYVSGAVLRVAGGL, encoded by the coding sequence GTGTCCTCCCCACAGTCGCCCGCTGGTCGTCCGGTCACCGTCGTCACCGGTGGGAGCCGGGGCATCGGTGCCGCCACCGTCGACCACCTCGCCCGGCAGGGCCACGACGTGGTCGTCGGCCACCGGTCCGGGGTCGACGAGGCGGCGCAGGTGGTGGCGGCGGCGCGGGCGCACGGGGTGCGGGCGGTCGCCGTCCGGGCCGACGTCGCCGACCCCGACGACGTCGACGCGCTGTTCGCCGCCGCCGCCGAGCAGCTGGGGCCGGTCACCGGGCTGGTCGCCAACGCCGGGCTGACCGCCCACCTCGGCGACCTGGCCGACACCCCGGTGGACGTCGTCCGGCAGGTGATCGACGTGAACCTGCTCGGCGTCGTCCTCTGCGTCCGCCGGGCCGCGCAGGTGATGTCCCGGCGGCGGGGCGGACCGGGCGGCGCGATCGTCACCGTCTCCTCGAGCGCGGCGACGCTGGGGTCGGCACACGAGTACGTGCACTACGCGGCGGCGAAGGCCGGGGTGGACGCGCTGACCGTGGGGCTGGCGAAGGAGCTCGCCGACGACGGGGTCCGGGTCAACGCGGTGGCGCCGGGCCTGGTGCGCACCGGCATCCACGCCGGAGCCGGCGACGCCGGCCGGCTGGAGCGGGTGAGCGCCCGGGTGCCGATGGGCCGCCCGGGGGAGCCGGACGAGATCGCCCCGGCGATCGCCTGGCTGCTGGGCCCGGAGGCCGGCTACGTCTCCGGCGCCGTGCTGCGGGTGGCCGGCGGGCTGTAG